TATGAAACTTAAACACTTCATCATGATCTTTGCCTCTGTCCATTTTCTCCTCGTCCATCTTCCCAACTTAAATTCCATATCTGGTGTGTCTTTGGCCGCTGCTGTCATGTCTTTAAGGTATCGAATAATATTACTGAGTAGTACTATTATCTATTCCTTTCTTTAGATTAATTTTACACAATACCGAAAGACCTCTTAAAGTTGGTGTGTTTTATTCAAATCCCTTATGTGCTTAGTATTTTTAGAATTGTTAACCCCTCAAATAATAACTAATTCTAGCTATCCCCAGTACTTGGCTTTTTCTATAAGCGTTATATATccccttaaaaaaaaaatgggaaaagAAGGAAAATTTGGTAGGTGTACTTTAATAGAGGAATAGAGAAGATATAAGGAAAGAGCTATTGGAATGGCTAAATATAAAAGAAAATGGTATTTTATATTATTTCTATTTTACAATTTCACGCGCAACCTTCATTTGAAATCACTTGGAAAATAGAAAAGCCAAGTAGAGGAGGTAATTGAGACCGGTTATTGTTTGAGGGAATAACAATTATAGAAAAGTCAAAAGCTAAATACGAGAATTAGGACTAAATTTAGAAGGGTCTTTTGGGTATTTTGCCTAATTTTAAGTACTGTCTTCCTGACTATTATTGTCTGTGTGACAATTTAGTTACTCTACAATAGCCTGGGCGGCTGCAACTAAGAAGGGCGTGCAGTCGGATGTGGATTATAGCTTAAGCGAGAAAACCAATTTGGgagctgttttcaactttttcagCGCGTTGGGAGATGTGGCTTTTGCTTACGCGGGTCATAATGTGGTGTTGGAGATACAAGCTACGATTCCTTCAACACCCGAGAAGCCTTCTAAAGGACCAATGTGGAGGGGTGTCGTTGCTTATATCATTGTTGCTGTGTGTTATTTCCCTGTTGCTCTTATTGGCTATTGGGTGTTCGGGAATTCAGTGCAAGACAACATTCTCATCTCTTTGAATAAACCTACTTGGCTCATTGTCATGGCTAACCTATTTGTTGTTGTCCATGTTATTGGGAGCTATCAGGTACTTACTGAAACATTATTAATTCGTGTCTATACTGATCTAAGTTAGAATGTTTTGCTTATGGTAATATTAAGCCTAACGCAACATTGTTGATCGTGAAATGTTTTGTAGGTCTTTGCGATGCCTGTGTTTGACATGGTTGAGACCATGCTTGTTAAGAAACTTAGGTTCAGGCCTACTTGGTACTTGCGATTTATTACGAGAAACATCTATGTTGGTAAGAAATTAAAGTTGGCTTTCATCTTATCCTGAATGACAATTAAACTAGTTTTGCTATAACAAATGTTTTAATTGCAGCTTTAACAATGTTTATCGGAATGGCCGTCCCTTTCTTTGGTGGACTTTTGGGATTCTTTGGAGGATTTGCTTTTGCCC
Above is a genomic segment from Lycium barbarum isolate Lr01 chromosome 12, ASM1917538v2, whole genome shotgun sequence containing:
- the LOC132622363 gene encoding lysine histidine transporter 1-like; this encodes MADERSEEQKRIDEWLPVTSSRNAKWWYSTFHNVTAMVGAGVLSLPYAMAELGWGPGVTVLVISWVITLYTLWQMVEMHEMVPGKRFDRYHELGQYAFGEKLGLWIVVPQQLIVEVGVDIVYMVTGGKSLMKVHDLLCKNDCTTMKLKHFIMIFASVHFLLVHLPNLNSISGVSLAAAVMSLSYSTIAWAAATKKGVQSDVDYSLSEKTNLGAVFNFFSALGDVAFAYAGHNVVLEIQATIPSTPEKPSKGPMWRGVVAYIIVAVCYFPVALIGYWVFGNSVQDNILISLNKPTWLIVMANLFVVVHVIGSYQVFAMPVFDMVETMLVKKLRFRPTWYLRFITRNIYVALTMFIGMAVPFFGGLLGFFGGFAFAPTTYFLPCIMWLAIFKPKRFSLSWIINWICIILGVLLMILAPIGAMRSIILQSKGFKFFA